The following are encoded together in the Bos indicus isolate NIAB-ARS_2022 breed Sahiwal x Tharparkar chromosome 29, NIAB-ARS_B.indTharparkar_mat_pri_1.0, whole genome shotgun sequence genome:
- the POLR2G gene encoding DNA-directed RNA polymerase II subunit RPB7 isoform X2: MFYHISLEHEILLHPRYFGPNLLNTVKQKLFTEVEGTCTGKYGFVIAVTTIDNIGAGVIQPGRGFVLYPVKYKAIVFRPFKGEVVDAVVTQVNKVGLFTEIGPMSCFISRHSIPSEMEFDPNSNPPCYKTMDEDIVIQQDDEIRLKIVGTRVDKNDIFAIGSLMDDYLGLVS, from the exons ATGTTTTACCAC ATCTCCCTGGAGCACGAGATTCTTCTGCACCCGCGATACTTCGGCCCTAACCTGCTCAACACGGTGAAACAAAAGCTCTTCACCGAGGTGGAGGGGACCTGCACCGGCAA GTATGGCTTTGTAATTGCCGTCACTACCATCGACAATATCGGTGCTGGTGTGATCCAGCCAGGCCGAGGCTTTGTCCTTTATCCGGTTAAGTACAAGGCCATTGTTTTCCGGCCCTTTAAAGGGGAGGTCGTGGATGCGGTGGTCACTCAGGTCAACAAG GTTGGACTCTTCACAGAAATCGGGCCCATGTCCTGCTTCATCTCTCGACAT TCCATCCCATCAGAGATGGAATTTGATCCTAACTCCAACCCACCGTGTTACAAAACGATGGATGAG GACATTGTGATTCAGCAGGATGATGAGATCCGCTTGAAGATTGTGGGGACCCGTGTGGACAAGAATGACATT TTTGCTATCGGCTCCCTGATGGATGATTACCTGG GGCTTGTGAGCTGA
- the POLR2G gene encoding DNA-directed RNA polymerase II subunit RPB7 isoform X1: MFYHISLEHEILLHPRYFGPNLLNTVKQKLFTEVEGTCTGKGLLNHWTTREALPWQMVSEAFHTQCLSVSLPPCRYGFVIAVTTIDNIGAGVIQPGRGFVLYPVKYKAIVFRPFKGEVVDAVVTQVNKVGLFTEIGPMSCFISRHSIPSEMEFDPNSNPPCYKTMDEDIVIQQDDEIRLKIVGTRVDKNDIFAIGSLMDDYLGLVS, translated from the exons ATGTTTTACCAC ATCTCCCTGGAGCACGAGATTCTTCTGCACCCGCGATACTTCGGCCCTAACCTGCTCAACACGGTGAAACAAAAGCTCTTCACCGAGGTGGAGGGGACCTGCACCGGCAA gggacttcttaaccactggaccaccagggaagccctgccgtGGCAGATGGTTTCAGAGGCCTTCCACACACAGTGCCTTTCAGTTTCTCTGCCTCCTTGCAGGTATGGCTTTGTAATTGCCGTCACTACCATCGACAATATCGGTGCTGGTGTGATCCAGCCAGGCCGAGGCTTTGTCCTTTATCCGGTTAAGTACAAGGCCATTGTTTTCCGGCCCTTTAAAGGGGAGGTCGTGGATGCGGTGGTCACTCAGGTCAACAAG GTTGGACTCTTCACAGAAATCGGGCCCATGTCCTGCTTCATCTCTCGACAT TCCATCCCATCAGAGATGGAATTTGATCCTAACTCCAACCCACCGTGTTACAAAACGATGGATGAG GACATTGTGATTCAGCAGGATGATGAGATCCGCTTGAAGATTGTGGGGACCCGTGTGGACAAGAATGACATT TTTGCTATCGGCTCCCTGATGGATGATTACCTGG GGCTTGTGAGCTGA